The Oncorhynchus nerka isolate Pitt River linkage group LG11, Oner_Uvic_2.0, whole genome shotgun sequence genome includes the window AAGAGGTGAGCGAGAGTAACACAAATTCTTTACTGTGATACCTTACAACTTATGTCACACAATGGCAGTTAATTACTCCCCTGTATTCAACACATCACTAAATCTCAAATCTTGCTGTAGATGCTGGTTTTCCATTAAAGACAACCAATTGGTGTACACAAAGTCACATAAGGTAGGAcagtttatttatgtatttatttggtCTTTTGAGCAATCATTTATTATAGTTGTACTGCAGAATTTTATTACAGACATTTTTGTGTCCTTGAATAGTTGTGATTGACAGTTATCTTCCTGTAGGAGGAGCCTGTGTCGCTGTTTGATGACCTCAGGCTGTGTGCGGTGAAGTCTCTGGACAGCATTGACCGCCGCTTCAGTTTTGAGCTGGTTTCTGTTAAAAAGTAGCTAAGCAGTTTTAATTTCTATATTTTTTGTTctatttacatttttttctgaAGTTTTCCACCAAATGTTGTTTAAATGTATCTCCGTGAGGCTTTATCTGTGAGATAATAAAAACTCAAGTCATTGAAGATTTAACAGTGCAATCTTCGCAGCTGATTTCAGATACAGTGGAAATATTTTAGTTATATTTTGCATGTGACGCATTGCATTAAAGCAGAGCTCAAGTCCAAGTTATCCCTCATtgacctgtctgtcttcctctgcccAGATGCTGTGCCCTCCAGGCTGACTCAGAGGAGCTGAAGCAGGCTTGGATCAGTGCCGTTCAAGGGAGCATAGACATGGCCTACCGCGAGAGAGTGGAGTCCCAGCAGCCTCAGGTATTTACAACTCAGACAAGCTTACAGACACATTAACAGATTTCCCATGCTACAATTATTTAACTACAATTGTCGAGCACTTAGATTTTtgtataaaataaaaattggCCAAAGAAAACAAAAACGAAAAATAATCCTAACGCGATTATTATCCAGTTCTAAAGTCACATTTAACTAAACAAAACAGCATACCGTCAGTGTCCTATTGACTTATTAAGGAATATCTAGGCAAATACATTCTAACTATGCCTCTCTGTGTGCCCAGCCCAAAGAAAGCCCTCTGCCCCTCCAGAGCCCCTCAGACCCCCAGCCAGGACAGCCTCCTCAAAGGCCTGCAGCGTTGGTTGTGGCCCTCCAAAGTCCGGGGAACCACCGCTGCTGCGACTGCAGTGAGGAGGAGCCACGCTGGGCCAGCGTCAACCTGGGTATCACCATGTGCATCGAGTGCTCCGGCATCCACAGGTACTGCCTTGCTAGTGTGTGGTGTTTATAGTCCTGGGGGACCTACAGGgcgtgcaggcttttgttccagtccAGCACTTTCACACCTCATTTTACAGATCAAGGTCTCACACATaccttgattagttgaatcaggtgtgttagtgctaggCTGTAAGTCCTGTCAGTCCCCCTGGAACTTCCCAAGACCGGTGTTACTGACCACTATGTTTCTGTTGGGTTGTGTTTTTTTAACAGGAGCCTCGGGGTCCATCTCTCCAAAGTGCGATCTCTCACCCTAGACTCCTGGGATCCCGAACAGCTGAAGGTACTGTAGCAGAAATCTCACATACATGTTACAAATTAAAGTTGAGTAGCTCAAGATAAAATATTACAATTATGAGTAGTAGCCCTGAGATTTTCCTGACTGCATGACCAGCTGGCTATACCTAGGGCCAAGAGTTTTACTGGTCAGGAAAAAACGAAGGGCCCCTAAGTATGAGGTTAGTTTCTTAActcttctgctctgttctactctgcagcTGCTGTGTGGTCTGGGTAATGATGTCATCAATGGGATATATGAGTCCAGGTGTGCAGCAGAGGGCAGAGTAAAGCCTAGTGCTGGCAGCCCTCGGTAAGCATTTCGCAACCGTTTCTTTGGCAACACTGTCAAACCCCTTATATTCCCATTACTTCGCTATTTTGGACTAAAATAAAACCCCTTATATTAGTCTGTTCCGATTGAAAGAGACTTACTCCATCAATTGAAAGGCATTGATTATAAAAGAGCTACACTGAATGAGCTGAACTCTTAGAAAGGTtccatctagaacctaaaagggttctttggctgtccccatgggagaaccctttgaagaacccttttgggttctaggtagaaccctttccacagggttctacatggaactatttttttctaagagtgaacACTGGAGTAGGTTTCAAAAGACTTCACATAGGGCTTTACAATGTTCGATTAGAAACAAAACTACTAAAATAACTCCCTGCACAGTCCCCTGCTTTATAacagttattctctctctctttcagcccaGAGAAAGAGACATGGATTAAAGAGAAATATGTGGAGAAAAGATTTGTGAAGGATGCCAGCTCGCCTGAAACACGTAGGTCCCTATCGTACTACTCAGCTCTGCAGGGGTTTGAtgttgtttgtgtgtctctgtgtcctacTCCTAAATTTCCTCTCAGTCCAGTCCTCTTTCAATGACGCTATTATTGTTACTGTAGAGATTGGGAGGGAGAATGCAGGGCGCCAGTTGTACCAGGCTGCTTTCCAAGGGGACCTGGTCACCATGGCATCAGCGTTGGCGCAGGGTGCAGAGGTGAACTGGAGCCACGCTGAGGAGGAGGGACGCACTGCTCTCATTGGCTCAACTTTTGGGGTGAGTAGCGCCATGGACATTACTTAAAGGTACAGTCAGCGATGCACAAAGTAATCAGCAATATCAAGCTGCTAAGGACATTCAATCCCAGGGCTAAACTTCTCTGCTGTTTCGGTTTTGCAGTTATCACATTGACGCTAATTGAAGTGCACCGATGCAGATGTGCAGCTATTCTGTGATACTCTTGAGTGCATCGTGATGCATCATGCTTATCTGCAACATCACGACAATGTAATATTGCTAAGTCTGTTTGACATAGATTGggttatatttatattttagcaTGGTAGGCCCCCAAGTTTATCCTGACTAGGTAGTTTGTTTTATGTGTATTTTCTTTAAACTTCAGGGCCATAAACATGGGGTGTGCACTTGTCTTacattttctgtctgtctgcagggctCCCTATCGGCCTGTGAGTTCCTACTGCAGAATGGAGCCAATGTAAACTACCGTGACCAGCGCGGCCAAGGTGCCCTTCACACTGCAGCCACCTGGGGCCACACAGGGTGAGGGTCACACCCATAGAGATACATCagttacatatacagtatatgtatggTGTTGAATAGAGTTCTGTTTAATTCACACCAAAGCTTTTACACAGTCTAGGGTTGGGCAATATTACTATAGTATCGTCTATTGACGATGATTGACAGCTAGGTAGCCTGAATGTCAATACCGTTGGAAATAAATGATCTGTGTGGGTCAGAAAACCACCTGACCCTCCATGGCCAATAACCTATCCTCCTACTAGGCCTATCATAAAAGCTTTAAGACAAGTTAGAATgatatacagtagcctatatcccAAATATTCAAATAGCCTAAGAAGGTTGACGCTTTAAAAAGGAACACGAATGAAAGTCGGAGTCTATAGGACCTAGGCGTAGGCTATTctcaatcacagctttatgagaGCGATAGAACAAACAATATTAAGAGAGGAGGAGGCAAATAGTCCTAACGCGATTATTATCCAGTTCTAAAGACGGTGGACTTTGCTTCTATTCAGCACATGATTTATAACTCACTACTGTGAGACGGCCCATTTGACTGACACTTTGCTCCATCGTGGCATGtgtcacaaagacacacacaaatcTGTTTCACTTTGGCCAATAGGGGCGATAACATCGTCCAACCATAACACAGTCAgggaatacagtatatagagcaGGGATGAGCAACACCATAGACTATGGCTGGCTATTTTACAATATCTACACTATGCATGCCCAAAACGTAGCTTCGTTTTAACTGGTATGCTATTGGAACAGTGCCtgtaactaggacccagagtttATGGTCAGGGTAAAGTCCTTGGTCTACATATAGCAGTAGGAGAAGTACTTCCAGGTCAGGCCAGGGGTTATCTTAAGTTTTTGGGGTCATAATCAGAACACACCTCCTACTTGAGAATTCAATAAAAAAGCATGCAAAGAGTTTTACTATGATTTCTGCAGTGCATGATCGGACTAACCAAGTATCTGGCcccttttcttattttttttaataaTTTGGTTGCTGACCCCTTGCAGTACCACTTTGAGAACCACTGATGTCTTGGGCTATAGTATATCAGTCTATGATTGGTTAAAATCTGTTTGGTGGGTGCAAATGAATAACGTGTGTATCATGTTTCTCACAGGCAAGTGTGTCTACTTGTAAAAAAGGGAGCCAATCAGTATGCAGTTGACGAGAGGGGGCAGGACCCACTCGCCATTGCCATAGAGACAGCACATGCCGATATAGTAACCCTGTAAGTAAATCCACTCTGAAATGCAGGAAAAGTAGAAGCTTTGTGGTAGTTTGTTAATGGCCTGTATTTTTTGGGGACTGTTTTCCAGACTACGAATGGCTCGCATGAATGAAGAGATGAGAGACTCAGAGGGATTCTTTGGATCTATGGGTAACATTCACTATGTTTATGTTTAATAAAATGCTGATACCTTTTATTTGTTTCTCGCCTGTGAGAAACCTGTATACATACGGGTTGAAAATGGAAGATATGTTAACTGATAAGAGCCTAAATTGGAACGCAGTGGCTgcccagtaacatgctatacatgacatcAGAGCTCAGGGCCTCCACTTCACagctctgtatgggttttgaccTGTCAACTTTTCTGAACTTGAGCGCCACACGTGACAAGAAGTTGCCCCCATCCTTCCCactaattgggcaacttttgcaaatgtttttttgtctgagtgaggggaatgctgtaaattaagaggTATTTTAAGTGTAtttttgaaagatgagacgttgagtattataataaataccgctgtgatgtcatacaagcaagccaaacacctGTGAATCCAAATGTgtacttcacatttccataaaacTCATGGGCATATACagtgtcaacgtttatgatcactatgttgatgtacagttacaagatgacatggcttCATACCCTAGGTTGTTATAAACAGAAtgagccaatgtttgtctattgtgaagAGAATTTGTGGCAGAACATGCAACTAAATGCACGCATGACTCCTTTATGACTCCTTTTTAAGATtgtattttataacttagctagtcatgttggcaatagaacaagctttcaaaattatgcccacctgacccagattgccaTTTATAATGGGACgtttttggattgcgtaaacaacaacagcaattgtgctggggacaataaaaggccactctaaaatgtgcaattttgtttTTTCCCGCAAGTTTTGAGGGAGATACAACTCGCATGCTGACTGAaggaatgtcaaccagagctgttgccagagaatgaaaTGTTTATTTCTTTACactaagctgcctccaacatcgttttaaagaatttggcagtatgtcgaactggcctcacaaccgcagatcacgtgtaatcatgccagcccaggacctccacatccgacttcttcacttgtgggatcgtctgagatgggtgttgaggagtatttctgttttgcgtggaaaaactcattctgattgactgggcctggctccccagtggttgtttcaattgactgattttcttatatgaactgtaattgttgcatgttgcgtttttatttttgttcagtataaaatgcacagaaaacagttctgcggtgaactgttgtgtcctcaattTTGATCTAATAATTtccccataatctccaaactTGTTCCCTTGGAATTGCTACCATGCTTATGCATGtgcttttcatatttcttctgtaagaaacatttcaatttagccctatccGTATAGTCCAATTCCCATGGAGTTGCAAGTCGTATTGATTTCCAGAGTTGAGGTGAACCAATCGACCCAACAATGTTTATCTAAACTTTGTGAGTAGACTTTGTTCTTTCACCTTCTGTGGTATTTGTCTGTAGCTTGGCTGATGCCACCCACGTGGTACACAGCTAGGGAGAGCTGTGTCCCACTGGTCTGGACAGGAATTCATTTGTTGGTGCAAAATTCACTCAGAAATAGAGCACGCTTTGATTGGATATCTCAAACGTTGAGACCTCTCGTTTGGATGTGAAAATCTAACATTTGTAAAGGAAGAGGGCGGGGCTGTGTGAAGCTGTCCATGAGGGTgtttgagagagaaagacgaaGAGGAGAACAAACCAGTAAAAGCACAGCCCCCTTCATTATTGACGCATCGTGCTGACAGCATCTAACAGCCTCCCTAGACTCTGAAGTCAGGAGGACTTCGAGTTTTGGTATCAGCCAGACTTCTCTGTCCGTGCTGAATGTGAAAACTCCTACAATGCTATTTTGCTGTGCTGGGTTGGGTTGTATTAATTAGGGCTCACcatagcaaaacgttttgcaatgaAGACTAAAAATGGCTTGTTCTTATTGAACAAGTACAGATAGTTCAGcctgtttcactctgtttcattTCATGCCTACTAAACACAACCCTTAATCGAAACACAAAATGTTGCTGAAATGCTTGTGTGTTTCTTTCCAGGTGACGATGAGACATTTCAAGACATCTTCCGTGACTTCAGTGATATGGCTTCTCACGATCCAGAAAGACTGACCCGTCGACAGTTCAGCAGAAGCGGAGAAGCGGAGGGACAGGACAAGAGGATGGTGAATGACCAGCACAgggcagagaaggaggaggaagacacATAGGGAGactctcaattgcatactcctcgtgTCCTCTCATCTCGCCTCTTTCTAAAAACCCATTGGAGGAAAAGATCAGACGGGTGGGGCCTCTGGcattctcatccaatgggttgtgaggagagaggacgcaAGGATTATGCAATAGAGATTCTCCCATGTAAATAAAGATGAGGGGACCTAGGGTTGGGAATTATAAAGGAAAAGGGTCATTACCACTTTTCAGGTCAAGAATGGGGAACCCAGGGGTGAATTCAATGAGGTGAAACATTCACATCGTTGCAGGTAGAAAtgacatgactctcagttctacaTAACAGACACTCACACCTAATATATACAAAACATTTACAGTATATCTAAACATTCTGTAAAGTTGCACCCTCCTGGTCCTTCAGGGCTGCAGTGTCTGACAGTTGTCATTGTGCCTCAGCAGTTAAATAACAAATCAAATTCTGACTTGAACAtagtaaaaactttttttttttaaacttgctTCATTTTTGAGGCACACTTTTGAAGTTATTAGAACATTTTACAAAGAAAAAGGAAACTTAAACTACTAGGCCTACTGCTACAAGGAAGCAAACAGGATCTCAATCCTGTTTAGAACTTATAATATTAAATGTTACAGTCTTGAATACTGGTCAGTAGACCCTTAAACCCTCAAGGAATGAATGCTCCCATTCTTGTGAATGGATGTTTCATAGGATGGATGCATATGAACTGTGTTTGCACAGTCTGCTGTAATGACCAAAAAGGACATAAATAAGGAATATAAAAGGGTTACATATTGAAATACTAAAGTATTATATTTATGTATTGTTATTAGCAACTCCAATATTTCAGATGTTATTAGATGACTTACACTTACTGACTGAACTGCTGCATGCCTATACAGCCTATACATGTTGCTACTTACAGGTAATCTGTGGGAACAGTTGATTCTTGCTGAATgtggggtgtattcactaggagcCAAACAGGAcgaaacagggagggacctacCCAAATCTGTCCAATAAGAACTCTCGTTTTCGTTGCAGAACATTTTCTATTGTGAAACATTTTTGTTACAGTGtgaactaatgattacaccccagtTAATCTTTCAATTTGAGTCTGGATCAATCCCATTGAAAGCAATGGCTCCTTATAAAAGATTGTTATGTTTTTGTTTGCAGAGGAAATTAAGTGGACCAAAACTAGAGAACGAGAATGCAGGGATTTAGAATGTATTATAAAGTGGGTAGTTTGGGTCCTGGATTATAATTGGCTGAAACAGCATTTCAGCTGTGTGTATATCAGACAATATGACGCAGAaatacttgtttactgttctacttgtgttggtaaccagtttataatggcaATTAGGCatcttgggggtttgtggtatatggccaatattccaCATCCCCTTGGGCCCTATTGCTTAAATATAGGCATATTATATGTGATTTTACTGTGGCACTGTCAGATATAATAAAAATGTGTCAATACTGTTTTGAGTTTTTATTGGATTATGGTGCACAGTGTCCCAGATGTGATTGAAATAATGAGTACAGTCCTTAATGGAAAAGTTATATTTTACAAACAAATCTCTATTTTGTATGTAAATGGAttgttatagaagggtccagacaaATATTTTGTGATTTCCCCTTTTATAGAAATTGACCCCAAACAGCAAATCACTACCTCATCCTCGTTGTGTAGTATGTGGGTCCCAAAAAAGACATGAAAAAGGCACAAAAAAACAACATAATTTTAGAAACAGCAAAGCTCTCAGTATTGTGATGCAGGTCTTTAGCtgttgtacacatgaaattgTGTCATACTGAACTTTATACGCAACTTTATATTCCATTTTGTTGTGACTCCAGAGATACCCCTGTCCATTTTACAGGTAAATAAAGGAAACACAAAATAAAGAACACACTGAACTAAATGAGGGGtacaaaatacactgctcaaaaaaataaagggaacacttaaacaacacagtgtaactccaagtcaatcacacttctgcgaaatcaaactgtccacttaggaagcaacactgattgacaataaatgtcacatgctgttgtgcaaatggaatagacaacaggttgaAATTATAGggaattagcaagacacccccaataaaggagtggttttgcaggtggtgaccacagaccacttctcagttcctatgcttcctggctgatgttttggtcacttttgaatgctggcggtgctttcactctagtggtagcatgagacggagtctacaacccacacaagtggcacaggtagtgcagctcatccaggatggaacatcaatgcgagctgtggcaagaaggtttgctgtgtctgtcagcgtagtgtccagagcatggaggcgctacaagaagacaggccagtacatcagaagatgtggaggaggccgtaggagggcaacaacccagcagcaggaccgctacctccgcctttgtgcaaggaggagcactgccagagccctgcaaaatgacctccagcaggccacaaatgtgcatgtgtctgctcaaacggtcagaaacagactccatgagggtggtatgagggcccgacgtccacaggtgggtgcttacagcccaacaccttgcaggacgtttggcatttgccagagaacaccaagatttgcAAATTCGCCACTTGCGccgtgtgctcttcacagatgaaagcaggttcacactgagcatgtgacagacgtgacagagtatggagacgccgtggagaacgttctgctgcctgcaacatcctccaccatgaccggtttggcagtgggtcagtcatggtgtggggtggcatttctttggggggccgcacagccctccatgtgctcgccagaggtagcctgactgccattaggtacagagatgagatcctcagaccccttgtgagatcaTATGCTGGttcggttggccctgggttcctcctaatgcaagacaatgctagacctcatgtggctggagtgtgtcagcagttcctgcaagaggaaggcattgatgctatggactgacccgcccgttccccagacctgaatccaattgagcacatctgggacatcatgtctcgctccatccaccacagactgtccaggagttggcggatgctttagtccaggtctgggacgagatccctcaggagaccatccgccacctcatcaggagcatgcccaggcgttgtagggaggtcatacaggcacgtggaggccacacacactactgagcctcgttttgacttgttttaaggacattacatcaaagttggatcagcctgtagtgtggttttccactttaattttgagtgtgactccaaattcagacctccatgggttgataaatttgatttccattgataatttttgtgtgattttgttgtcagcacattcaactatgtaaagaaaaaagtatttaataatactatttcattcattcagatctaggatctgttattttagtgttccctttatttttttgagcagtgtatattgaaaGCATGGAGTGCTTCCACACAGGAAGTTCCAGTCACTTGTAGAATATATACCAAGGTGCACTGAAACTGTTCTGGCTGCTTGTGGTGTCTCAACGCTCTATAAGGTGTTGGTGTTTccgttattttggcagttacatgtaGCAGCAAATGGGAAAATGGGACGGCTGGAAAAGGGAATAAATATAACATTGCGGATAAAGTTTGGAATGATAcaatttcatgtgtacaacatctaGACCTGCATCACCAAACTGAGAGATTTGCCGTTTCTAAAATGACGTTTTGATGTGTTTTGTTCATGTTTTTTTCAGGGCCCCTAATACAACACAAAGAGGGTGAGGCAGTGCTGTTTGGggtatgtttctctaaaacatgtGAAATCTCAagaaaggtgtctggaccctatttacatttaaaaaaagagagGTTatatttggttaaaaaaaaattggttataaaaataaaacatttccttTAATGTAAGGTAGCCTACTGTACAACAAGAGTCTCGAAGAATTTTTAAATACATGCGCATAAGACTACGTCATTCGAAGAGCGACCTAAACTGAACGCATGAGCATATGACGGCGCCAGTCCTTTGACCCCATTTTGGACATCGCAGGACTGTTTTATACAGCTACTTGCTAATGTTGATCAATTAGCTATTGCTTTAATTTGTTGACCGGCCAGAGACACTATCATTGCTGGCTAGCTTCCAGACTCATCTGCCTAGGGGGTCTTATTTCCTTAGCTGGATCTTGACATTGTTCAAGTTGTggttgctaactagctagcagcaGGGCCCATTTTCGATGCAGATTGTTTGTTTCGGGAAACTTGCATTTTCTCGTTGACTCAATTACCACAGATACAATTGATTATTCGCCGAGCCTAGGTACTGAGTTGATTGTCCATAGTGTCCTTCGGACAAATGGATGGCGAAGAGGACGAATTCTTCTCCGGGAACCACTCTGGTAAGACCTACTTTGATCCCGGCTCGGCGCTGATTACTGTAGCTTGCTAACTTTAGCCTAAGGAAGTACATTATAATATCATTTTAaacatttaaaatacattttacagaaGGTTTCACgatacattaagtgtgtgccctctggccactctggtggtatgtcttgtggggtatacatgggtgtcagagctgtgtgttagtagtttaaacagacagctcggtgcattccgcttgtcaacacttcttacaaaaacaagtagtgatgaagtaaatctttcctctactttgagccatgagagattgacatgcgtattattaatgttagctctccgtgtacatttaagggtCAGCTGTAATTTTCCCAAGTCCCTatatggcacctgaccacacaactgggcagtagtccagCTGTGACAAAACGAGGGTTACTGTTGCATCATTGTTATTGTGTGCACGGTCCTCATGCCCGTTGTATATGATACAAATATTTATAAACATTAATTCTGGAATGCCAAAAAAAGTGTTGGTTATGTCCTGGTACTGTAGATGGTGGTGGCACCCCGGTACAGGACGAACATGCTCCTGGttcagatggggaagaggagatgaggaatgagcCACGCCACTCTGAGGTAAGGGGATAGTTATCTAAGCAAGACGTTAAGATAACCAGTATGGTGGTCAAGCCCTCTTGATTTCCAGACCATTTTGCACATACCGAtttaacatttaaaaataaatatacagtaccagtcaaaagttgactattttctacattgtagaataatagtgaagacatcaaaactatgaaataacacatatggaatcatgtagtaaccaaaaaagtgttaaacaaatatttgaGATGCTTCAAAGGAGtcacccttgatgacagctttgcacactcttggcattctcttaaccagcttcacctggaatgcttttccaacagtcttgaaggagtttccacatatgctgattacttgttggctgcttttccttcactctgcggtctaactcatcccaaaccatctcaattgggttgaggtcatgtGATTTTGGatgccaagtcatctgatgctgcATTCCATTagtcttcttcttggtcaaatagcccttacacagcctggaggtgtgtttcaaaatcaaatcaaattgtattggtcacatacacatggttagcagatgttattgagttTAGCAAAAAGCTTGTGCTTCtaagttctgacagtgcagcaatatctaacatgtaatctaacaattccacaactacctaatacacacatctaagtaaaggaatggattaagaatatgtacatataaatatatggatgagcaatgaccgagctgcataggcaagatgcaatggatcgtataaaatacagtatatccatatgagatgagtaatgcaagatgtgtaaacattattaaagtgactagtgatccatttgttgaagtggccaatgatttcgagtctgtatgtaggcagcagccaatgatggctgtttaacagtctaatggccttgagataggtgtttttcagtctcgggcccagctttgatgcacagcCTTCTGGGTGGTAGCGGGGTGaagaggcagtggctcgggtggttgttgtccttgaagatctttttggccttcctgtgacatcggatgctgtaggtgtcctggtgggcaggtagtttgctcccggtgaAGCGTTgtacagaccgcaccaccctctggcgagccttgcggttgtggatggtgcagttgctgtaccaggcggtagAAAAAAGTTTGatggttttaggtgacaagccaaatttctatagccttctgaggttgaagaggcgctgttgcgccttgaccacactgtctctgtgggtggaccatttcagtttgtccatgatgtgtacgccgaggaactaaactttccaccttctccacggctgtcccgttgatgtggataggggggtgctccctttgctgttacccgaagtccatgatcatctcctttgtttttgtTAACATTGAGTTTGAGGTTGTTttgctgacaccacactccaattgccctcacctcctccctgtaggctgtcacgtcattgttggtaa containing:
- the zgc:162872 gene encoding BAR_ACAPs and ArfGap_ACAP domain-containing protein isoform X2; its protein translation is MLPYTHRFIPQLGETRKEFVRIGEDLETAAVKNAQIYRHKVTDAERASHLLLATRKCHQHFALDYCLQLNNFKAQQKLDILNSVFSYFHAQYTFFHQGFDLLRDLEPTMKSMAAQLAQLSTECTAKRKDLENTHLLVQQRDASGEPILSSCPDGGETIQGYLFKRSRRKNKTWKRCWFSIKDNQLVYTKSHKEEPVSLFDDLRLCAVKSLDSIDRRFSFELVSVKKCCALQADSEELKQAWISAVQGSIDMAYRERVESQQPQPKESPLPLQSPSDPQPGQPPQRPAALVVALQSPGNHRCCDCSEEEPRWASVNLGITMCIECSGIHRSLGVHLSKVRSLTLDSWDPEQLKLLCGLGNDVINGIYESRCAAEGRVKPSAGSPRPEKETWIKEKYVEKRFVKDASSPETQIGRENAGRQLYQAAFQGDLVTMASALAQGAEVNWSHAEEEGRTALIGSTFGGSLSACEFLLQNGANVNYRDQRGQGALHTAATWGHTGQVCLLVKKGANQYAVDERGQDPLAIAIETAHADIVTLLRMARMNEEMRDSEGFFGSMGDDETFQDIFRDFSDMASHDPERLTRRQFSRSGEAEGQDKRMVNDQHRAEKEEEDT
- the zgc:162872 gene encoding BAR_ACAPs and ArfGap_ACAP domain-containing protein isoform X3, which translates into the protein MSVSYWISEGSPSLFQSMFFCLVPNKQNPELTELRHSFRFLRRLLNNFKAQQKLDILNSVFSYFHAQYTFFHQGFDLLRDLEPTMKSMAAQLAQLSTECTAKRKDLENTHLLVQQRDASGEPILSSCPDGGETIQGYLFKRSRRKNKTWKRCWFSIKDNQLVYTKSHKEEPVSLFDDLRLCAVKSLDSIDRRFSFELVSVKKCCALQADSEELKQAWISAVQGSIDMAYRERVESQQPQPKESPLPLQSPSDPQPGQPPQRPAALVVALQSPGNHRCCDCSEEEPRWASVNLGITMCIECSGIHRSLGVHLSKVRSLTLDSWDPEQLKLLCGLGNDVINGIYESRCAAEGRVKPSAGSPRPEKETWIKEKYVEKRFVKDASSPETQIGRENAGRQLYQAAFQGDLVTMASALAQGAEVNWSHAEEEGRTALIGSTFGGSLSACEFLLQNGANVNYRDQRGQGALHTAATWGHTGQVCLLVKKGANQYAVDERGQDPLAIAIETAHADIVTLLRMARMNEEMRDSEGFFGSMGDDETFQDIFRDFSDMASHDPERLTRRQFSRSGEAEGQDKRMVNDQHRAEKEEEDT
- the zgc:162872 gene encoding BAR_ACAPs and ArfGap_ACAP domain-containing protein isoform X1, yielding MDSFLDYEECIQDSPAFRLTLDKCQTDVAELQSQVEKVMKLCGKMVESGQAYNTANQHFLAGLAEFSTYHKRDSVIMNCMSQFIQGLQEMINFHTVLFDQTQRAINQQLSNLLKQFIPQLGETRKEFVRIGEDLETAAVKNAQIYRHKVTDAERASHLLLATRKCHQHFALDYCLQLNNFKAQQKLDILNSVFSYFHAQYTFFHQGFDLLRDLEPTMKSMAAQLAQLSTECTAKRKDLENTHLLVQQRDASGEPILSSCPDGGETIQGYLFKRSRRKNKTWKRCWFSIKDNQLVYTKSHKEEPVSLFDDLRLCAVKSLDSIDRRFSFELVSVKKCCALQADSEELKQAWISAVQGSIDMAYRERVESQQPQPKESPLPLQSPSDPQPGQPPQRPAALVVALQSPGNHRCCDCSEEEPRWASVNLGITMCIECSGIHRSLGVHLSKVRSLTLDSWDPEQLKLLCGLGNDVINGIYESRCAAEGRVKPSAGSPRPEKETWIKEKYVEKRFVKDASSPETQIGRENAGRQLYQAAFQGDLVTMASALAQGAEVNWSHAEEEGRTALIGSTFGGSLSACEFLLQNGANVNYRDQRGQGALHTAATWGHTGQVCLLVKKGANQYAVDERGQDPLAIAIETAHADIVTLLRMARMNEEMRDSEGFFGSMGDDETFQDIFRDFSDMASHDPERLTRRQFSRSGEAEGQDKRMVNDQHRAEKEEEDT